The DNA region AAGGAGTCCTGAACATTATAATTGGATTGGGTGTTAAGGAGAGAAATAGAAAGGAGACATTTCACTCGATTGGttcaaaaagaaataagaacGAAATTGACAAATTCTGTGGGTTCATTTGGGAAATTCTTCTCCATTGTTCATGATTGGAAATGATTTTgtgtatcttcttttttttcttaatttctttttaaaaaatcaaataatttttttaaaaataatttctttattaaaatacttttactTTACGATAAATACtatgaattaaaaagataaatatattctcttattttcttatttctcttcCAAGGATTGTCGAGATGGGAGAAGATTAAcgtaaagaatttttatttttttattaaaacagcGAAAatatagtgtatatatataaaaggcacAAATGGGTGCCCCCAATCAATTACAAAGTGGATAAAAGTCCAACAAAGATAGTATACCTCGGTTACACCATATTAACAAAGGAGAGTAAATATAGTTTAACCAAGGCCAAAAACATCACTCCTAGCCACACTCCAGTAAATATAGTTTAACGTGAAGAATTTGATTCAACTTGTGAGAGCTTCACCCCTTAAGTTAATTCACCATATAGCTCAAATCGGATTAGTTGGAGAACTTAATTACCCTGATTGccctttcttaaaaatattgcaGAAGCACCAAATAATACCACAATGTGTCGATGTGTTTCCGAAACTAGATGATAGATGGgtaggaatttttttattttctttgatgtaTTGAAAAGGCAGAAAGAAACAcaaattttagtatttaataaaGCAAAATGCACACATCCCCCAAACAAAACAAGCCTTATTCAACCCAAATTGGTTTCATATCACAGAAACCAACAGGATGCCGCCTTCCTCCTTACTGGTCCCACCCACTCGAACAAAAGTTCTACAGAAATAAAAATGGCTACAATTCTTCTACCACAAATCTGAAAAGTCTAACACCAAAaatcaaaaaaaggaaaattaaacaATCAAATCCGATTGATAAAACCGATCTTTGTCTTTCCCTCACTCACTTTTCAGTTGATCATCTCAATCACTTAGTACCTGTAGTGAGCAGGCTTGTATGGACCCTCAACAGGCACACTGATGTAATCAGCCTGGGACTTGCTAAGCTGGGTCAGCTTAGCTCCAAGTTTGCCCAGGTGAAGTGCAGCCACCTTCTCATCAAGGTGCTTGGGCAAAACGTAAACCTTCTTCTCGTACTTGCCGGTACTCTTCTCCTTCCACAACTCAAGCTGAGCAATGACCTGGTTGGTGAAGGAGCAGGACATCACAAAACTGGGGTGTCCAGTGGCGCATCCCAAGTTCATCAATCGACCCTCAGCCAAGACAATGATACCGGTGTTGGTCTCAGGGAAGACCCATCTGTCAGTTTGGGGCTTGATGGTGATGCGCTTCACGCCGGGGTAGTTCTCCAGCCCAAGCATGTCGATCTCATTGTCAAAGTGACCAATGTTGCAAACAATGGCATTGTTCTTCATTTTCCTCATGTGGTCAACCATGATGATGTCCTTGTTACCGGTGGTGGTGACAAAGATATCAGCCTCAGAAACAACATCCTCCAAGGTCAGAACCTGAAGGCCTTCCATGAGAGCCTGAAGGGCACAGATGGGATCAATCTCGGTCACGATGACACGAGCACCAGCCTGCTTCATTGCAGCAGCACAACCCTTGCCAACATCACCATATCCAGCCACAACAGCCACCTTTCCAGCAATCATAACATCGGTAGCCCTCATGAGACCATCAGGGAGAGAGTGACGGCACCCATACAAGTTGTCAAACTGTTACAAAACCACAGATTAAAAGgttaaacaaacaaaacacaagCAACAAAGCAAAATCCAATTATAATCAACTAGATCCATGACCAGCTAGTATAATGTCCTCAAAATCCAATCACCCACTTCTTACTTTCAATACCCTAATCAATAAACAACCCGTCACAAAAGACTCGGTTTGGATCAATGTTTGCAAAACCAATTTTGAATGAAAACGATTTCgagttaaaattgattttgaaacaacatgatttatgtttgaacattttttattttaaaaccaaaaacagTAGTAAAATtcagtataatttattttatcctaTCCAAAAGTAGCTTCAAATCAAAATGTGCACTCAGAATCAATTCCTTATTTGTGTAATAAAACATGTGACCATTTACCTAAAGTCACGTTAGCAAGCAACTTACTAATGTTCTGACGTTTCAACACACAGatccaaacacactaaaatAGCACCCAATACCGATCCAGACTTCTTAGAGGACATTAGTCAAACAGTTGACAGGTTCAAAACCTCATTTCACCAATGGCACAAAACCCATCCAAAAACAACAGATCCGAACTCAATCCTACATTTTAACACAAAAAAGACACTAGATCTGGGGGAAAAAGAGACATTACCTTGCTCTTGGTGACAGAGTCATTGACATTAATAGCAGGGAAGAGAAGAGTCCCATTCGCCTGCATCTGATAGAGCCTCTTAACTCCAGTGGTGGTTTCCTCAGAAACCCCAACGAGACGCTCCTTCATCTTGCGGTACCTGGTGGGATCGGTCTTCAACCCATCTCTGATGATGGTAAGCACGATCTGAAACTCGGCGTTGTCGGTGGAGTTGGGGTCGGGGAGTTCGCCGGTTTTCTCATAGAGCTCCTCGGCCTTGACGCCTTCGTGGATGAGAAGGGTAGCGTCACCACCGTCGTCGACGATGAGGTCGGGTCCACCGCCGGGGCCCCAGTCGAGGGCGCGCTCGGTGCACCACCAGTACTCCTGGAGGGTCTCACCCTTCCAGGCGAAGACGGCGGCACTGTCGCGGGCAATAGCGGCGGCGGCGTGGTCCTGGGTGGAGAAGATGTTGCAGGAGCACCAGCGGACCTCGGCGCCAAGGGCGGTGAGGGTCTCAATGAGAACGGCGGTCTGGATGGTCATGTGGAGGGAGCCGGTGATGCGGGCCCCCTTGAAGGGCTGGGAGGGGCCGAACTCGGTCCGACAGGCCATGAGGCCGGGCATCTCGACCTCGGCCAGCTCGATCTCGAGGCGGCCGAAGTCGGCCTGGGAAAGGTCCTTGACCTTGTACTCGCGACCACTCGTGGTTTTCTCCACCAACAAAGCCATGCTTTACGCGCTGAGAAATAACAGGACTAGAGAAAGAGAGTGGAGGGAGTGGTGAGGAAACAATCAGACTCTGTCTATAAATAAGGAAACGGGAGCGGGAGTTGGTGAACTCAACTAGATCTGGGTTAGGGTACCCTTTTCGACCAAGGCTTGCCTTTTACCTTACCTCCTTCCAATTTTCACACGCATTTCATTTTTCATCctgaatatttctttttcttttatatgttttttagtaTTCTCCCAAAAAGATGCTAAATCATCATAAAATAAAcgcctaaattaaattattattaggataaatgattcattTTGTTTTGCAAGATGTGATGAGTTGTTAAAttagttcataaaaaaaatataaaaaaaatattttatcgttaagttataatgttaaaaattaatttaataataaattatattttgtgagAATCTATTTATTTgtccttattattattttaattgattgagattttgatatatatatatatatatatacttacttTTTGTGaggttaattttattatgttttcacTCTTAAACATTGTCCtgaatataaattttgtgtACGAGAAAAAACAACAATCAGCTTTACTGTACTATGAAAAATTATACTTCAAACAAGTCTCTCATAAGAATGTTTATGGTCTCATACAGATGAATATTTTCACTTCGAATACACGTAAAACTAATATGAATTCACACAAGTGATTAAAGATCTAAAACTAacttttgtcttcttttttttatagatgtGGGTTTCATTCTCTATCATGCCACTAAAACTATCATCTAATAGATTCTTTGACATCTAAGGACTAAttgaataaatacaattaagtaAAATTGTCTATGATTTAGGCCTGTGGAATAATCCTTGAGTAAGCCTTTATTGACATCGCTGACAAGTAGCATGTCATTAAGGTTTCATTCGATGGTATTGATCAGGCCTCTATAAAATTTTGTACATTTTAATATGCATCAAATGAGCATACTGGTAAAGATTTCGGTGCTCAAGTTAATAGTTGGTAAAGTAAAAGCATTATATGTAAGATTTTCATGTACTTGGTAAAGCTAAGGGACTATCGGAGATTGTTGATAAGCATTTAAAAAACTCTCAACAATCTTCTATCTGCCTATAAAGTTTTCTCAAAaagcatttaaaaaatttataggtTAATTAGAGATTTGTTAGGTAGGTTAACATACAtgtaaagatttttctttttttggaaaatacaTGTAAAGAGTTTTGTAAAAGTAGAACTTGTGAATACGTGATTTATAAGACAATTCATATTCCTCCCAATCAGGTAATTTTGTGCAAAAAGTCTTATTAAGTTGGTGTGTAactgtatttaaaataaattcttcaTTGATGGAGTGGGTGAAGTTCACGACATCGATCATAgacagattttttttcttccattctaATGTTTACCGTGTGATTGTGGCCAcaatcaatttgtaaacctGTGACAAACTTTGTCTCTTGGCCTACGACAGAAAAAGGAAGAGCTGAATGCTGATGGTTGTTCCATAGCCACTAAAGTGAGCATTTGTAGTACCCATGTCTTTTGGCACTGTATGTGACTCAGCTAGTTGCGCTGGATGGGTTCCAttccattgatttttttttttttatgttaaaattttcatttagtaTTCTAAACTCACTTGACATTAATTTTGTCTTACAATTTTTTGTGATATCAACCAAGTTTCTCTAAATATTGtaaaacacaaaatatttatattccaatcttcaatgtttttatttgacattataaatatttaaaggatagAATCAATGTTAATCaagttaacataaaaaataaaaaattacatagcaTTCAACATGTAGGTATCAAATCTAtgttataaaatgtttattagatagagaaaaatatttgctaaaattttgataattgtgCTATGTTTATATGTTGAATGATGGGTAAAATAAAATGACGCATAATTAAGTAacataagtaaaataaaaattaagtttaatttttatgaattatcaatataaaaaaataaaatatattcctAACATTTCTCTTTCCTCTATTttacattcattttattttcttaatttttttcattttgatatcctttaatataataactaatactgtaaaaaaaatgtcattttttattcgTAAACAACCCGGTCAAAATATAGGTTTAACAATTAGTCAATTACTATATAAATAGGTTTTGTATTTGAATATGTTAGTAAAAAGTAGTTTTAATATATCTTATTCCAGTAAAATTATCAAttacttttaataataaagtcatACAAATTTGTATAAAACTATTTTCCCCCTACGATAAAAGTTGTTTCGAAAAAAAAGTAAGTTGGAAAAATTTATTGAAGTgatgaaaactatttttatggttattttttatcacacaaattaattttggaatcttataattagaaatggctgaatttatatattggttaactttattttcttatttcgtCCACAGTAATGAAttgtttcaaacaaaaaaaaatcaattaatatatattttataattttaatattgaaaaatacCTTTTCAAACAAATCACTAATcacttaaaatacaaaaatatattttgatgagTGAAATATGACTGCAGAAGTCAAGTCCCAAAATTTTGATGAGTACTACTACAAGGGAGATGGGGTCATCATAGTTGCTTCTGATTTGCTATTTTCATTGGTGTATGACCTATTAACTATTAACTACGTTGTGGATTGCCAAATGAAAATATCAGTGAAGCAAAACCCTCCTCCTCCAGCGCTATGAATATGCCAGTGTCGGTGATTTACTTgtacattttttgaaaatgaaagaaaacacAAGCAAAGTGAATGTGCATGTGATCAAATAAAGGAAACAAACCAGCATACATAAATAATCAAGCTCTGGTCCCCAGTCATGGAGATTAATTTGATGAACCGACCAAAAATATTGGTACAGCATAATCacaattattttgagaatatatttttattttatttttaccgaATCGTCGCACGACTCGGCGTGTTGCAACCGCATTAAATCTTTGTGTTGGTCTCACCCTGTCTTTTTGTGGATGATCGATCCTCTTGGATTGGTTTTTATAAAACTCAACTTCCCATCGGTGTTCTTTAGTAATTGGAGTATCTTTGGATGTTCGTTacattttatgataaatttaaatgatccACAATCACTAACTCAATTTTGCAAAGCAGGATTCTGAATGTTTTTGTAAATCTCGTTTTGTCCTAAAAGTTCgtttataacaataaaacaaacatgcacttggttgtttttaaaattgtctCAAAACTTTGTTATAAAGAAATAAGacctaaagatattttttacaaattttaattcaaacatgCACTGATACATAGAGATATCcttagattaatttattttgttgataaaaaaaatggataaaaattTCCATGCTTTAAATTTGTCATTGGTCCATCTGATCGACTCTATACATCAAACTTGAGTGTTATTTGCATACAAAAGGAAAACATCAGAGACATGACAGAGTAGGTTGCATTGGTGTTTAGTTGACCTGATTAAGAAGTTACACACAAAGTGCTCCTCTATCTCCTCTTCAAGGTCCTCCTACCTATAGTCTTCTTGTACCTCTTATTATATGGATTAATTAGTGTAGAATTGTTTcaacttaattaataattttgaatttaagtcATGAGAATGAGTATCAAAATTTTTTCACCTATAAAAATCGAATGTGCTTCAAATAAGATTGTCTCTAATAAATAATATGCGTTTaatctatattatttttatctgaatttataaatagaatttcagtattttttaaagatgaaattatcataattaattaaaagatatttatgttaattaaatttcCCCAATCTTGaaagatattttatattacttttttaaggACATTTTGTATTAGCTTTGCGTTACCAGCTTGCTGCATAAGTACAGCTCAAGGCTTTGAAAAACCTATGTCGGTTGGTTCCTCTTTaaagaaaagagaataaaaataacaaagaaaaaaaagtcgccTTCCATTTCATTCGCATTCATAGTAAAAGAGTGAGCGATCCCGGGAAATGAATTAATATACGACTAAAAAGATTTgagaattataataattaataattaataattctttTTCAAAAGTAAAGTACAGTACTGCAGGAAACATGAGCATGTTcatagattaaaatttaaaagaatattatcagtaacaaaaaaataaaaattaacccaTGCATCCAAGAAAGAAATACCCATGTGCTTCAGTTGTCCGCTGTCTGAGATGTGGTGACCttttttcaaatgatcataataGTTACTTCATAATGACGACATGCatcaaactattttttcttcaaaaaatatattggcaccttttcactcggataattgcataaattattgttttaacttttatttgggttttctatttataaaaagggagatttttttaagaaaaaaaaaatcaaatcataggACTCAGATGACTCGcccttctattttttcatgCAAATGGCCGTTCCAACTATTATTACTAATATGTAATTATTGAAGCAAAACAATTCAATGAccaaattaatgttaaaagtgaaaacaaatAGATCAACAACCTTCTCGCGTAGCTTGAGTAGATCTTAAAATTGGATATTTGCTCAATTAATACGCTTATAATATAGTAGTAGTAGCCTAGATCTAGATGCAGTTTGTCCCGcgttgtaattaaataaaatatcacgGAATTATTATGAGAGCATTGGTGAGCATGACAATTTCACCGGAAGAAAAAAGTGAGCATAATAAagtcataaattaaaaactacAGGTAGGTAATTGAGGACTTATAACTTGGAAGTTGGGACGTGCCAACCGCATATAACATACGCGATTGAAAGACTCTTTACAAATGGCTTTGGCAATGGCACCAATGCCCAATGGGAGATTTAAGTCAAGCCCAACATCAACCTctgaaattatgaattatgaaattaaaatgcttCCTAGTAAGTGAACTAGTTGCATCTcatttatatcataaatttcGAACTACGACTTTCTTGGCCATGTTAGTAAAGTTTGGGGGATTGTTCAAAATTGGTGGAGTGGTTCAGCTTAATCTCCAAATTATTTGTTCTAAGTTGTTTTGGTAGGCAGGTTTAATTTTTTCCTGATCctgggaaaaaaattattgataccATATTAACATCTCTTGACGATGCTACGAGATTTCTCATTATTATAGAACTGAGTAGGGTGGCTTAAaaggttttattttaaatataatttcaccACATTGAATTGGGTATTAGTAAACTGGTTACTGGTATGCCTGTAAAGTGGACaatgataaatgtttttatagAAGTTGGTATGGATTTTAAAATAGCTCATGTATAAAATGTGAAAAAGGAAACGTGAACTAAAATgctaataataaaagataaagactaaattaattaaagttaaagGATAAAATGCTTGTTACATCAAGTCATTTTAAAGGTGCACTATTAGAGGCTGCACAGTAAAAGTTAACactgatatatttttaaagatgttCTTAGTTAAATAGCTTTTGACTTGATGGGGTGAAGACACAAGAGGTTGTTGTTGCGATGTGATTTTGGCTGAATATGCATGCCTGCTGAACATTGACTTCAttgttaaatcaaaattaatcccATAGACCTATTGTATTATTTAAGGGGATCAATTtcataaatcaaaatttattggTTGGGGAAAAAAACAATGTTTAGTAGTTCCCAGTCATATTCAGAAACCTACAAATTAACTATCCCCCATGTTAATGAAGCAAGGTGTGGGGGAAGGAAAGAGTCAGCATCAGTGAAGTAGAGAGGGGGGTTGGTGATTTTGGTGGGAATAAATTGGCTATATTGCCCCCACCAACCTCGTTGCTACCAAATACCAACAACACTGACTCACTGAGAATTGGGAAAGAAACTTAAAACCAAGTCTTGCAGTGACGTACATGCAGTGTGTGCATCACACATTCAGGTTTCCAGTCAAATTGTAGAACAAATGAATTTCTTGCTTTAACTTAAGTTGAAGTTTAAGAAGTGAAGCTGATGCTTGTTTTTGAATGAAAAGCCTTTGATAGTTTGATGTAAGCATTTTCCAAATTTAACTCTTCCCATGCTTGACAGAGCCAATTAAGCTAACTGGTTTGATAACAAGTAAACTTCTAAATCTATGAGTATGAGTGCATGCAGCACACCTTTTAAACACAAGCCActgttttgtcttttttatcAACAGAAAGAGAATCCTACTAATAACACTAATCAAGATCGCTGctcttttctgtttatttttcttaataaattaacttttgttttgtactccTGTTAAACAACTGCTCTATTTGTTTCATGTGTTGCATTAAATAACATGGTTTTATTCACATCTACAAGCAAAATTTCCTAAAAACTGTGAATGATGTAGAAGCAAGTCATTTATGTTTTGAAATTCACGCATTGGAGTTTCTAACGCCCAACCAACCAAAGGGTAATATGAATATCGTGTTTGGAACAAATTAGAATTTAGGACATAATTTTTCACATCAGAATAAATGTTAGGAATTTTTGCTTTTACGTTTTTCGCATTAAAATAATGTGATTTATCGGTTGTTCCTGAACAATAACCATCGatgtaattataaaattctAATTTGTCCTATCCTGGGGCGTCAACGTCCAGCCAAATGCGTAACATTTATTCtgatgtaaaaaattattattattattatagataaTAAAATCTTGTTCCTGAACAATAACCATCaatgtaattataaaattgaatcttAGACTCAAAACTAGTTATTAATCTGGAACAATGTTTACTCAAAACTAGttattaatagtatttttaagttaatttgaattttttttttcggcgTTAAACAAATACTAGATGTTTATACTACaaatattgattattgattataaatttataaatgttaaaaaaaaaaaagagaaaagaaagaattgaAGTTGTGGTTGGTAGTAAACCAGCACCAGGCGAACAAGTGGACACAATTTACCTACAAGTAACTAACCAACCGGAAGCACAGGCTACAACGGTCCTTTCACACCCGGTCTCAAAGCTTTTAAAAACGAACACATACGCACTCATATTTCCATTCCACCtcaacaaacacaacaacactcTCTCTTCTCGCTCTTGGCTTTTCGCTCTTCACTCACTCTCATTCATTCATTTCCACCGTTCATGGATCCAGTAAGCGTGTGGGGTAACACGCCCTTGGCGACGGTGGATCCCGAGATCCATGACCTCATCGAGAAGGAGAAGCGCCGTCAATGCCGCGGAATCGAGCTCATCGCCTCCGAGAACTTCACCTCCTTCGCCGTCATCGAGGCCCTCGGCAGCGCTCTCACGAACAAATACTCCGAGGGCATGCCGGGCAACCGCTACTACGGCGGCAATGAATACATCGACCAGATCGAAAACCTCTGCCGCTCACGCGCCCTCCAAGCCTTCCACCTCGACGCCCAATCCTGGGGCGTCAACGTCCAGCCCTACTCCGGCTCCCCGGCCAACTTCGCCGCCTACACCGCCGTCCTCAACCCCCACGACCGCATCATGGGGCTAGATCTCCCCTCCGGCGGCCACCTCACCCACGGCTACTACACCTCCGGCGGAAAGAAGATCTCCGCCACCTCCATTTACTTCGAGAGTCTCCCTTACAAGGTAAACTCCACCACCGGCTACATCGACTACGACCGCTTGGAAGAAAAAGCCCTAGACTTCAGGCCAAAACTCATAATCTGCGGTGGCAGCGCGTACCCTCGCGATTGGGACTACAAACGTTTCAGGGAAGTCGCTGATAAGTGCGGAGCATTGCTTCTCTGCGACATGGCGCACACTAGCGGCCTTGTGGCCGCGCAGGAAGTGAACAGCCCCTTCGAGTATTGCGACATTGTGACCACCACGACTCACAAGAGCTTGCGGGGCCCACGTGCGGGGATGATCTTTTACCGGAAGGGCCCCAAGCCGCCGAAGAAGGGGCAGCCGGAGAACGCGGTTTATGATTTCGAGGACAAGATTAACTTCGCGGTGTTCCCTTCGCTGCAGGGTGGGCCCCACAACCACCAGATCGGTGCTCTCGCCGTGGCGCTGAAGCAGGCCGCGTCGCCCGGGTTTAAGGCCTACGCGAAGCAGGTTAAGGCGAACGCCGTTGCGCTTGGAAAATACTTGATGGGGAAAGGGTACAGCCTTGTCACTGGCGGAACGGAGAACCATCTTGTTTTGTGGGATCTGAGACCTCTTGGATTGACTGGTAATATATATAGGATTGGATCTCTACCTTCTGGTTTTGATTTGTTACAAATGTCTATAAATCTGACTTGTTCGTTGTGTGATTGTTTTGCAGGGAATAAGGTGGAGAAACTCTGTGATCTCTGTAACATTACTGTTAACAAGAACGCTGTTTTTGGTGATAGCAGTGCCTTGGCCCCTGGTGGAGTGCGAATTGGTAACGATCTTACTTCTCTTTTATATGCTACAATACAAATCTTGCTTTACTAACTCAATTGGAAACAAGATCTCatttataagattataaaaatgatttcCTTAGGCTAGGACTatatcctctctctctctctctctttttcttttttatcatcgCAGAACTTAGATGAATTTTCTTACGTAATTTTAGTACTGTTCTCTTATCAGAGTTGGAAAGtaagttataaaatttctattgaAGGCTTGCATATTTATataagtgaaattttaattttggttggAGAACAATGTCCAAAACACCAAAGTGATTGCGTCTaagttttttggattttttaatgtatttgtaTTTTGTACAAGGTATCTTAGTAAGTTGTTGTAGATTAGTATTGAAAGAGATTTCATTGAGGATGTGTTTTTTAGTGCTTTAACAAAGGAGGTATGTTAGTTCGGGCTAAAGCTTGCAGACTGCCTTTGTTAAAGAATTTCGAGTTGTTGTCGTGCAATATGATTGGCAAATCAATTATAAACTAatctgttattttgtttttctgataCTTTTCCCTAGAAATGAATTATTTTGATGTATCAATTACCAAAATGGTTTTTTTGTGCCCCCGTTTCTGTATTTTTCTCTGATGTGTTAGATAAATGTGAGTGCCCCTGACTGGAGTTTCTGTGAACAGGTGCCCCTGCCATGACTTCTAGGGGTTTGGTTGAAAAAGACTTTGAGCAGATTGGTGAGTTCCTTCACCGTGCTGTGACTCTCACACTGGAGATCCAGAAGGAGCATGGCAAACTTCTCAAGGATTTCAACAAGGGTCTCGTCAACAACAAGGCTATTGAAGATCTCAAAGCTGATGTTGAGAAGTTCTCTGCCTTGTTTGACATGCCTGGCTTCCTGGTATCTGAAATGAAGTACAAGGATTAGGTTCAACCATACCACTTTCTACTAAATTGTGTCACTCAAGTTCGACACAAAGTGCAGAAATGGAGAAAAAGGAAATATGTGTCTTCCTTTCCTGGGAGTGATAGGGTTTATCGCCATGGTGTTTCAATTCAAAAGTTTGAAGTTTCTTTGTCTTTGATTTCACGTTTAATTTTGTTAGCCTGAttgatatcatattttttttcttatttaacaaTTGAAATAATACGTGctgcctttctttctttttttttcctcgcTAGCTAGTagtatgtttcatgatttcatcTTCTAATATTGCTCAACAGAACATCTTAATTCTTAACAACCATGAGTTTTAGTGGAGttaagcaaaagaaaaagttattcTAATAAATCTATCGTCTTTCTTATGCCTCAATGTCCTATGCCTCTCCCTCCCCCCTATTTGAAAACCAAAATGCTCCATGTCTAATTGTGATAAGCTGACAATACCCGTCTGGCAAATTATGaagtcaacatttttttttagctcagcaataacaaataatattaattgcaCAAGTGCTAAAATAACAATTGTTGGGCACCATAAAATCTGGTCCCTCAAAGAACAAGTGTTGCAGCAGTAAAACTGCATACACCCCACCCCACCTTTACACGAGAaccataagataaaaataaggaaACACCAGGGCACGCATCTTTTCCTATACTCTCACCAAACTTCTTGCATAAGGGAAAAGATGCGTGACCTCTGCCCACATAAACGTAAATCCACCATAGATACAAACAAACTAAACCAAAACCTACATAACAAAACCACTGTTTGTTCACAGGTAAGAGAGGCATGTAGCTGGGTTCGTTTGCCACATCAGAAAAGacacaaatcttttttttacGCTTTGAGCCATGACCAAGTGAAGAAAAATTGGTTGGAGAACAACTGACTTTTGTAACTTTAACTCAAATTCCTCACGCTCCTCTTGGAAAGAGATTATGCATCAAGAGTTAATCGGTAGaagcaaaaaattaacaagacattcattaataattattcaGTGTGACTTTTCTACATCCAAca from Glycine soja cultivar W05 chromosome 8, ASM419377v2, whole genome shotgun sequence includes:
- the LOC114421647 gene encoding adenosylhomocysteinase, which gives rise to MALLVEKTTSGREYKVKDLSQADFGRLEIELAEVEMPGLMACRTEFGPSQPFKGARITGSLHMTIQTAVLIETLTALGAEVRWCSCNIFSTQDHAAAAIARDSAAVFAWKGETLQEYWWCTERALDWGPGGGPDLIVDDGGDATLLIHEGVKAEELYEKTGELPDPNSTDNAEFQIVLTIIRDGLKTDPTRYRKMKERLVGVSEETTTGVKRLYQMQANGTLLFPAINVNDSVTKSKFDNLYGCRHSLPDGLMRATDVMIAGKVAVVAGYGDVGKGCAAAMKQAGARVIVTEIDPICALQALMEGLQVLTLEDVVSEADIFVTTTGNKDIIMVDHMRKMKNNAIVCNIGHFDNEIDMLGLENYPGVKRITIKPQTDRWVFPETNTGIIVLAEGRLMNLGCATGHPSFVMSCSFTNQVIAQLELWKEKSTGKYEKKVYVLPKHLDEKVAALHLGKLGAKLTQLSKSQADYISVPVEGPYKPAHYRY
- the LOC114421648 gene encoding serine hydroxymethyltransferase 4-like, producing the protein MDPVSVWGNTPLATVDPEIHDLIEKEKRRQCRGIELIASENFTSFAVIEALGSALTNKYSEGMPGNRYYGGNEYIDQIENLCRSRALQAFHLDAQSWGVNVQPYSGSPANFAAYTAVLNPHDRIMGLDLPSGGHLTHGYYTSGGKKISATSIYFESLPYKVNSTTGYIDYDRLEEKALDFRPKLIICGGSAYPRDWDYKRFREVADKCGALLLCDMAHTSGLVAAQEVNSPFEYCDIVTTTTHKSLRGPRAGMIFYRKGPKPPKKGQPENAVYDFEDKINFAVFPSLQGGPHNHQIGALAVALKQAASPGFKAYAKQVKANAVALGKYLMGKGYSLVTGGTENHLVLWDLRPLGLTGNKVEKLCDLCNITVNKNAVFGDSSALAPGGVRIGAPAMTSRGLVEKDFEQIGEFLHRAVTLTLEIQKEHGKLLKDFNKGLVNNKAIEDLKADVEKFSALFDMPGFLVSEMKYKD